Within Leishmania infantum JPCM5 genome chromosome 35, the genomic segment CGACTATAGaggccagcgccgccgtgtgTGCAAGGTGGATGCAGCGCTCCAGCCAGCATGATGGCAAAGCAACGCAGTTTTGCAAAGTACCTCGTAGGCACCACGCGTGGAGTCTTCTTTGGCATTTTGATCCTGTGCCATTGGCATGCCTGCGTACCAATACGTGCGGTGTTGGTCACTACGGGTGCTACGGAGCTGCTGACGAAGATGGCAGCTGGCCGAGCAGGAGTTGCCTGAGTAATCCTGCTCGCCTGATTGCGTGCTAGCGCACGAGAGAGGATCCGGACAACCTCACTCCAGCACGTGAGTGTGTGAGGAGCTCTTGCATCTACAGCGCTCTGTAATGTTGCCGTACAGCGGTTGCCTCTTTCGCGAAGTGCCGAGGGGTAATATGACTCAAACAACAACATCGTCCTTTATGCCTTGAGCCCACCAAGAGCCGGATTACACCTAACGCCAAAATACatttctccctctcttctcccgtAATCGaaacaaacacgcacacacacagcgctcAAAGGAACGCACTGTTCCGgttgtgcgtgctgctgcaacgcgcTGCACTCCTAAAGGAGCTTCGCAAAGGGGCACAGCACGTTCTTCTCTCGACCGTGACTTCTCTCCCACTTTCTCGACCTCCGTTCTAGAGCGAGAAAACGCCACAAAAGAGTGAATACGCAATTCTAAGTCAACTCTCTCCAGCGGAGGTGAGGAAGGGAGAAAAAACGATGGCACCACGGTGCGCGAGGGAATGTGGGCCTCACATGTGCAGTGACGCAGCCGTATGTACGCGTCTGTTGAGTGTTATTCGCTGTCAGGCACGTCGCTCACGAACGACgaaggaagaaaagaggggaaaagggggggcGACGCCGCAAAAGTTAAGACAGCAGCGCGCTTGAGAACAGCATCGACCGCAAGCGCAAGTATGATGTGTGTGCTTGGCTTTCGAGGCTGAGCAAGTGGCAGGGAGGGCACGATAGGGTAtgcgaaggagagggagagcgcggcGCTGGGAACTCAAAAGTGCACCACGGACTTGATAGCATCCAACAGCTTCAGCTCGTTCGGCAGGTAGAGGCGCTCGTGCAAAGGGAACGGCGTGTCCaagccgcacacgcgcgtcggCGGGGCCTCGAGTGAGAGGAAGCAGTCCTCTGTTATGCTAGACACCAGCTCGGCACCGTACCCGCTCGTCTTCGGCGCCTCATGCGTGACAATCACTTTACCTGTCTTCTTCACCGAGTCCGCCACCAGTTGACGGTCCCACGGCAACAAGCTGCGAAGGTCAATGAGCTCTACGGAGATGCCCTCCTTGCGCGCCATTTCTGCAGCCTTGGCCGCCACGTACACTTGAGAACCGTAGGTAACCATAGTCACGTCACACCCCTCTACGAGAATTCGGCCCTTGCCCAGCGGCAGTGTGTAGTAGTCCGggttcacctcctccactgcACTACGGTAGAGAATCTTGGGCTCGAAGAAGATGCAGGGGTCGTTCTCCTCGACACATTTCAGCAGCAGGCCCTTTGCCTCCGAAGGAGACGATGGCATGACGACCTTCAATCCAGGGCAGTGAGTAAAGTAGCCCTCAACACTCTGTGAGTGATAAATGCCACCGTGGCCCACTGCAGAGCACGGGGCGCGAATCAGCATGCCACAGTGAAAGTTGCCGCCCGTGCGAAAGCGGTACTTGGCAGCTTCGTTCACAATCTGGTCAAAGGCTGGAAAGATGTAGTCGGCGAACTGTACCTCGGCGATGGGGTGCCAGCCGACGGCAGCCATGCCCACCGCAAAGCCGACAATACCCTGCTCCGTTAGCGGCGAGTCGAATACCTTCTGCGGACCATGCTTCTTGCGCAGATCAAGCGTGCAACGAAAAACGCCGCCGAACGCGACGTCTTCACCGAGAAGTACCGTCCTCTCTTTGGACAGTGCGTGATCAAGACC encodes:
- a CDS encoding putative 2-oxoisovalerate dehydrogenase beta subunit,mitochondrial precursor, which produces MRRLFAASVTAIVAASSAAARRHGSVQPSEFVFAPVPGEEEATRNGVKMNLFQAVNSGLDHALSKERTVLLGEDVAFGGVFRCTLDLRKKHGPQKVFDSPLTEQGIVGFAVGMAAVGWHPIAEVQFADYIFPAFDQIVNEAAKYRFRTGGNFHCGMLIRAPCSAVGHGGIYHSQSVEGYFTHCPGLKVVMPSSPSEAKGLLLKCVEENDPCIFFEPKILYRSAVEEVNPDYYTLPLGKGRILVEGCDVTMVTYGSQVYVAAKAAEMARKEGISVELIDLRSLLPWDRQLVADSVKKTGKVIVTHEAPKTSGYGAELVSSITEDCFLSLEAPPTRVCGLDTPFPLHERLYLPNELKLLDAIKSVVHF